A single region of the Paraburkholderia sprentiae WSM5005 genome encodes:
- a CDS encoding response regulator transcription factor — MSRVALIEDHARLAAMVRQALSSAGIETDLFATLSEARYGVTRAEYAVLIIDRGLPDGDGLTFLRNLRAAGQMTPCLMLTARDALHDRVDGLESGADDYVTKPFAMSELVARVRTLMRRPVVLTALCAWFADIEVDPQERAIRCGEQTLPLAPAELQIILHLVRSKGGTVRHSALEHAAWGLGEAVTPNALEVTVHRLRKKLAAIGAATRIVNVRGAGFSLHHTSAPANVPHHPASGRSD, encoded by the coding sequence ATGTCGCGAGTTGCACTGATCGAAGACCATGCACGTCTCGCCGCGATGGTTCGCCAGGCCCTCTCGTCCGCCGGAATCGAGACTGATCTGTTCGCCACGCTATCCGAGGCCCGGTACGGCGTCACCCGGGCCGAGTATGCGGTGCTGATCATCGACCGTGGCTTGCCCGACGGCGACGGCCTGACGTTTCTGCGAAACCTGCGGGCAGCCGGCCAGATGACGCCCTGTCTGATGCTGACCGCTCGAGACGCGCTGCACGACCGCGTGGATGGACTCGAAAGCGGCGCGGACGACTACGTGACCAAACCGTTCGCGATGAGCGAACTGGTCGCGCGAGTACGCACGCTGATGCGCCGGCCTGTCGTGCTGACGGCGTTGTGCGCGTGGTTCGCCGACATCGAGGTCGATCCCCAGGAACGCGCGATCCGCTGCGGTGAGCAAACGCTGCCGCTCGCGCCCGCCGAACTGCAGATCATTCTGCATCTCGTCAGGTCCAAAGGCGGTACCGTTCGCCATTCCGCGCTCGAACATGCCGCTTGGGGACTCGGCGAAGCCGTCACCCCGAATGCACTGGAAGTGACCGTACACCGCCTGCGCAAGAAACTGGCCGCGATCGGTGCAGCGACGCGCATCGTCAACGTGCGCGGCGCGGGGTTTTCGTTGCACCATACCTCCGCACCCGCCAACGTTCCTCACCATCCGGCGTCTGGACGGAGCGACTGA
- a CDS encoding MipA/OmpV family protein, whose amino-acid sequence MAAGIEAAPYKGYGTKYTPIPLLFFDNKWVHAFGTSADLKLGSWAGVSVALRGHFAIGDGYKGSDAPILNGMQDRNGAFWYGPALAWHTAFGTLSGDFLEGGNKGQRAAIDFGKVFDYGRFSIEPHAGVEWLSSKYVDYYYGVRQSEARAGRPAYTGKSTYDMSLGTRVDYHFTRHQGVIFDVGISHPGGGITDSPLVGKRYIPEVKIGYLYQFN is encoded by the coding sequence GTGGCCGCCGGAATCGAAGCGGCGCCTTATAAAGGCTACGGCACGAAGTACACGCCGATTCCGCTGCTTTTCTTCGACAACAAATGGGTGCACGCTTTCGGCACGTCGGCCGATCTCAAGCTCGGCAGCTGGGCAGGCGTCAGTGTCGCGCTGCGTGGACATTTCGCAATTGGCGACGGCTATAAAGGCTCGGATGCGCCCATTCTGAACGGCATGCAGGACCGCAACGGAGCTTTCTGGTATGGTCCCGCGCTGGCGTGGCACACCGCATTTGGCACGCTGTCCGGCGACTTTCTCGAAGGCGGCAACAAAGGCCAGAGGGCCGCGATCGACTTCGGCAAAGTATTCGACTACGGCAGATTCTCGATCGAGCCGCACGCAGGTGTGGAATGGTTGAGCAGCAAATATGTCGACTACTATTACGGCGTGCGACAGTCCGAAGCGCGCGCCGGCCGGCCCGCCTACACAGGGAAGTCGACCTACGACATGTCCCTCGGCACCCGAGTGGATTATCACTTCACCCGGCATCAAGGCGTGATATTCGACGTCGGTATATCGCATCCCGGCGGCGGCATTACCGACAGCCCGCTGGTCGGAAAGCGCTATATCCCTGAGGTCAAGATCGGGTACCTCTATCAATTCAACTGA